The Denticeps clupeoides chromosome 5, fDenClu1.1, whole genome shotgun sequence genome includes a region encoding these proteins:
- the pdp1 gene encoding pyruvate dehydrogenase phosphatase catalytic subunit 1, whose protein sequence is MASTSHLLRSLRVLRRMRSAWDLERRFSVSAKHCSYTLTPPQVNSILKANEFSFKVPEFDGKNLSSVMGFDSNQLPANAPVEDRRSAATFLQTRGMLMGVFDGHAGCACAQALSERLFYYIAVALLPHDTLQELENAVESGRMVHPLLQWHKHPHDYFNRETQALYFSSLRTFWQELLDLGSPGDQPSVPEALTSAFKRLDNDISLEAQVGNPNAFLHYWLLRVAFSGATACVAHVDGKDLHIANAGDCRAVLGVQEPDGSFSALTLSSDHNAQNEDEVGRLRREHPPSEKKTVVRQDRLLGLLMPFRAFGDVKFKWSIELQKRVLESGPDALHENEHTKFIPPNYHTPPYLTAEPEITHHRLRPQDRFLVIGSDGLWETLHRQEVVRVVGQYLTGVHQQQPITVGGYRVTLGQMQGLLLERKARVSSTFEDQNSATHLIRHAVGNNEFGTVDHERLSKMLSLPEELARMYRDDITIIVAQFNPHVIGGRS, encoded by the exons ATGGCGTCGACCTCTCACCTCCTGCGGAGCCTGCGTGTTCTGCGTCGGATGCGGTCGGCGTGGGACCTGGAGCGGCGATTCAGCGTGTCGGCGAAACACTGCAGTTACACACTCACCCCGCCGCAG GTGAACAGCATTCTGAAGGCCAACGAGTTCAGCTTTAAAGTTCCGGAGTTTGACGGGAAGAACCTGAGCTCCGTCATGGGCTTCGACAGCAACCAGCTGCCGGCGAACGCGCCCGTCGAGGACCGCCGCAGCGCCGCCACCTTCCTGCAGACGCGCGGGATGCTGATGGGCGTGTTCGACGGCCACGCCGGGTGCGCGTGCGCGCAGGCGCTGAGCGAGAGGCTGTTCTACTACATCGCCGTGGCGCTGCTGCCGCACGACAcgctgcaggagctggagaacgCC GTGGAGTCGGGCAGGATGGTGCACCCCCTGCTGCAGTGGCATAAACACCCCCACGACTACTTCAACCGAGAGACGCAGGCGCTTTACTTCTCCTCCCTCAGGACCTTCTGGCAGGAGCTGCTCGACCTCGGTTCCCCCGGCGACCAGCCCAGCGTCCCGGAGGCGCTGACCAGCGCCTTCAAACGCCTCGACAACGACATCTCACTAGAGGCACAG GTGGGGAACCCCAACGCCTTCCTGCACTACTGGCTGCTGCGCGTGGCGTTTTCCGGGGCCACGGCGTGCGTGGCCCACGTGGACGGGAAGGACCTGCACATCGCCAACGCGGGCGACTGCCGCGCCGTCCTCGGCGTCCAGGAGCCCGACGGCTCGTTCTCCGCCCTCACGCTGTCCAGCGACCACAACGCCCAGAACGAGGACGAGGTGGGCCGCCTGCGCCGGGAGCACCCCCCCAGCGAGAAGAAGACGGTGGTTCGGCAGGACCGCCTGCTGGGCCTGCTGATGCCGTTCCGCGCCTTCGGCGACGTCAAGTTCAAGTGGAGCATCGAGCTGCAGAAACGGGTCCTGGAGTCGGGGCCCGACGCCCTTCACGAGAACGAGCACACCAAGTTCATCCCGCCAAACTACCACACCCCGCCGTACCTCACCGCCGAGCCCGAGATCACCCACCACAGGCTCCGCCCCCAGGACCGCTTCCTCGTCATCGGCTCGGACGGCCTGTGGGAGACGCTGCACAGGCAGGAAGTGGTGCGCGTCGTGGGCCAGTACCTGACCGGggtccaccagcagcagcccaTCACCGTGGGCGGCTACAGGGTCACCCTGGGTCAGATGCAGGGGCTGCTGCTGGAGCGGAAGGCGCGCGTCTCCTCCACCTTCGAGGACCAGAACTCCGCCACGCACCTCATCCGGCACGCCGTGGGCAACAACGAGTTCGGGACCGTCGACCACGAGCGGCTGTCCAAGATGCTGAGTTTGCCGGAGGAGCTGGCCAGGATGTACCGCGATGACATCACCATTATCGTAGCGCAGTTCAACCCACACGTCATCGGAGGGCGGAgttaa